The sequence TCCAAAAAGATTATGACTATTACCTTTGGTTGAATGATGACACAATCTTAGAAGCAGATGCTATTGAGCGCTTGTTTGCAGTATATAAAAAGCTGTCAGAACAAAGCGATGAAAATGCCATAGTTGTAGGTACCACTAAAGACATATTTACTGGCAAAGCTTCTTATGGTGGTTCGATTAAATCTCCAAAATGGTATTCAAATAAATATGATTTTTTAGGCTGCACTGAACATATCGAACAATGCGATACTTTCTTCGGTAACTGCGTGCTAATTCCCCGTGGTGTCGTCCAAAAAGTTGGCAATATTGACGCAGCTTTTATTCACAGTATGGGAGATACCGATTACGGTTTACGGGCAACTAAGAAAGGATGTTCGATATGGGTTGCACCCGGTTACGTTGGCACATGTAGTAAAAATTCTGTTCGCAATAGTTGGGTAGATACAAAATTAACCGTATTTGAACGTTTACAGAAAGTAATCCATATAAAGGCTTTTCCTATAAAACCTTGGACAGTATTTTGTCGTCGTCATTCTGGATTATTTTGGTTTATTTATTGGATTCTTCCTTATCTCCGCGCCGTTATCGGTTACAAAAATTTGGCTGCATCTCCCACATTTGTAGAAGAAGTTCCTCAACAAAATTAATAATTGAGGATTATTGGCGAGATAAGAAGATAAGGGAAATTTAAATAATTAACTATTAGCTACTAACTCTTACTTCTAACTCGCTTATCAGATTACCTATCTCTCTTTATTCTTTATCTCTTTTCTCTGCGTACTTAGCGTCTCTGCGGTTTTTTAATCGGTAATCTTTTACCAAGAAAGGAGTAACTACTAACTAATAACTAATAACTAGGATCAAAAATGTCTCCAAGACTCGGTTTTTTAGCAGCAGCACCCAGAATTTCAACTCACCCCGACGCGGAAATGTCGGGACCTCGCTCTCGAATTCTAGGAATTATTAAAGGTTTTAAAGGATTAAATTGGGAAGTTCAAACATTTATTGTTGGAGATAGAGTACCTCAAAACTGGTCTGCAAAAGGTTCTGGTGATGCAATCAGCAAAGGATTCTTTCGTACTTTAGCAGTAGACTTAGTGCGATTATGTCTTAGCGCGATTAATTCCTGGAAAAGTTGGCGAGAACTGGGAAGTAAAGTAGATTTTGTGTATGAATATGCTGCAACTTTACAGTGTCTGGGATGGATATTTCAACGCCAAGGAATTCCTTGGATTTTGCAAGCTGAAGCTTTACTTTTTTACGAAGCTAAAGCAGAGCGTAAAGCCTTGGTTTTGGATGGAATTGCTAAATGGATGGAAATCCAAGCATATAAAAAGTGCGATGTTTTAGCTTGTGTCAGCGAAACTCTAAAAGAAATTTTAGTGCGCGATTATGATATTCAACCTGACAAAATTGTTATAGTAAATAATGCGGTTGATATAGATTTTCTTAATCCTAAATTACATAATCAAAAGCGGATATTTTCTGGCTTCACAGTTGGTTTTGTTGGTAGTTTATATGCTTGGTCTGGTCTAAATTTATTATTAGAAGTAATCGCAGAATTACGTAAAACTGGTTTAGATATATCGCTGGTTGTTGTTGGCGACGGTGCCATGAAAGCTGATTGGGAAAATCTTGCCGAAGCTTTAGGAATCTCTGAAAATGTAGCGTTTATCGGTAGAGTTCCTTGGCAAGTCGTACCCCAGTATATTGCCGGGTTTGACGTTGGATTCTCCGGACAAGTACAGCTACAAATGGGTGAAATGTATCTTTCACCTATGAAACTATACGAATATATGTCAATGGCTAAACCAGTTGTTGCATCGGCATTTGAAGATGCCAAGCGTTTAGTTAACTATCAAACAGGATTTCTTTTTCAACCAGGAGAAAAAGAGGATTTAAAACGTGCATTGCTATTAGCCTTTTCTCAACAAGAAGCACTGCCAAAAATGGGGCATTTAGCTCGCATTGAAATAGTCAATCATCATAGCTGGAATTCTAGGGTGCAAGTTTTAGTTAAAGGTGTTGAGCAAATATTAAGTAAACGCTCTTCACCGGCTCAGCATAATTCTATTTTCAATCTTACCAATTGAGACTTGACACTTATACTTGAATTCTAATATTTTAACTATGAATAGTTCTCCATTAAAATTTCTCGGCGTTCAGGTACATGCATTAAATATTGCTCAGTTGAATGGTTTAGTTGCAAAATCAATTGCAGAACAAAAAAAATATCTGATTGCCAATCATAATCTTAACAGTCTGCATATCTATCATCATGATTCCAAGATGCGGGAATTCTATAAAAAAGCAGATTATACCCATATCGATGGTATGCCTTTAGTGCTGATTGGGAAACTCAGGGGTTATTCCGTAGAGCGAGAACATCGAGTTACTTATGCCGATTGGGTATGGCCTTTAATGCAAGAAGCTGCTACTAAAGGTTGGAGAGTATTTTATCTCGGTTCTAAACCAGGGGTTGCCGATAAAGGAGCAGAAATTTTACGCCAAAAATACCCTGGCTTAAAAATTGCTTGCGCTCATGGGTATATAAATGTAGATAAAGACAGCCAGGAGAATCAAGATACTATCGCTGCTATTAATGCCTTTAAACCTCATATCTTGATGGTAGGAATGAGTATGCCACGCCAAGAGCATTGGATACTCGATAATCTGGAAAAACTTGATACCAACGCAATTTTACCTAGTGGCGCTTGCATGGACTATGTTGCAGGTGAAGTTCCGACTCCGCCTCGATGGATGGGAAGGATGGGTTTGGAATGGTTTTATCGTCTAATTAGCGAACCAAAAAGGCTGTGGAAGCGTTACTTAGTTCAACCTTGGTTTATTTGTAAATTATTAATTCAGGAATATTAAGAGAGGTCTGACAATGTCCGATAACAGCATAACTATAGATAACTTTAAACCGGATTTACGTTCATCCAATAGCGCAACTATACAGAGAGGGCTTTTTATCCGCTTGCTACGAGTAACTCTCCTATTTTGTCTCGATGTTTTATCACTTAACTTAGCTTGGAATGTAGCTGTTAATTATGCTTCCCCTTTACAGTCAGAATGGACAACTAATTCATCCTTTCTACTGCTAAGTTTGGGAATTCAAGTTGCCATACTTGCCATAACTGGAGTCTACCGAGCGGGCGTACATCGTCGGGATTATCTCAGTATTATTAAAGCAGTGTCGTTATCATCAATACTGCTATCTTTAATCGCCTATGCTTACGAACCAACGACTTATATTGCTCGCTCGACTTATTTACTCTACTGGATTGCATCTGTTACAGGTATTTGTACTACTAGATTTTTATTCAACTTATCAACTAACTTTCTCCGTCAAAATGGTGTAATGCGCCATTCGATGTTTATGATTGCAGATGCTCAACAAAAAGAGCAACTGATGAAAATTATCGAAAAAGATGACTGTTATACCGTAAGAGGTTTTGCTGATTCTAGCTGTTTAGATTGGGCTAACAGAGAAAAAACTTTTTTATCTCTACGCAGTCAAAATATAGAAGAAGTTTTTGTCTCCTGGGATTCAATAAAGAATCGTTCTTTCCTTTGTTGGCATTTTTATAATGCCGGAATTACGGTGCATATACTACCGACAGAGAATAAACTTCCTTTTTCGACATCTCGGTTTAGCTTAATTGGAGGATTACCTTTCCCGACTATTGCAGCACCAATTTTTGCTGGGGTTGATTTCGGCATCAAAAGATTGTTTGACTTTTGTTTTTCGCTAATTTTAATCATCTTACTCGCGCCTGTATATATTTCCATTGCTATTCTGATTAAGCTAGATTCTCCGGGACCAGTATTTTTCCGCCAGAAACGTATCGGTTTGCACCGTAAAGAATTTCTCATCTGGAAATTCAGAACAATGATTACTGATGCAGAAAAAGTCCTAGCCTCTTTAGAAGCTCAAAATGAAATGAAGGATGGTGTCTTTTTCAAAATGAAAAATGACCCCAGAGTCACAAGAGTTGGACAATTTTTACGTCGCTATAGT comes from Rivularia sp. PCC 7116 and encodes:
- a CDS encoding glycosyltransferase family 2 protein, with protein sequence MEKAQIAVIMTCFNRRSTTVSCLRALYQQKKSVEFDVYLTDDGSSDGTADAVKAEYPGVNILQGNGNLFWVGGMRLAFAKAIQKDYDYYLWLNDDTILEADAIERLFAVYKKLSEQSDENAIVVGTTKDIFTGKASYGGSIKSPKWYSNKYDFLGCTEHIEQCDTFFGNCVLIPRGVVQKVGNIDAAFIHSMGDTDYGLRATKKGCSIWVAPGYVGTCSKNSVRNSWVDTKLTVFERLQKVIHIKAFPIKPWTVFCRRHSGLFWFIYWILPYLRAVIGYKNLAASPTFVEEVPQQN
- a CDS encoding sugar transferase; amino-acid sequence: MSDNSITIDNFKPDLRSSNSATIQRGLFIRLLRVTLLFCLDVLSLNLAWNVAVNYASPLQSEWTTNSSFLLLSLGIQVAILAITGVYRAGVHRRDYLSIIKAVSLSSILLSLIAYAYEPTTYIARSTYLLYWIASVTGICTTRFLFNLSTNFLRQNGVMRHSMFMIADAQQKEQLMKIIEKDDCYTVRGFADSSCLDWANREKTFLSLRSQNIEEVFVSWDSIKNRSFLCWHFYNAGITVHILPTENKLPFSTSRFSLIGGLPFPTIAAPIFAGVDFGIKRLFDFCFSLILIILLAPVYISIAILIKLDSPGPVFFRQKRIGLHRKEFLIWKFRTMITDAEKVLASLEAQNEMKDGVFFKMKNDPRVTRVGQFLRRYSLDELPQLFNVLVGDMSLIGPRPLPMRDVEKFQTKHFIRQEVLPGITGLWQVSGRSEIDNFDDVIKLDMNYIENWSILLDLRIFLRTFRVILQKTGAY
- a CDS encoding glycosyltransferase family 4 protein, whose product is MSPRLGFLAAAPRISTHPDAEMSGPRSRILGIIKGFKGLNWEVQTFIVGDRVPQNWSAKGSGDAISKGFFRTLAVDLVRLCLSAINSWKSWRELGSKVDFVYEYAATLQCLGWIFQRQGIPWILQAEALLFYEAKAERKALVLDGIAKWMEIQAYKKCDVLACVSETLKEILVRDYDIQPDKIVIVNNAVDIDFLNPKLHNQKRIFSGFTVGFVGSLYAWSGLNLLLEVIAELRKTGLDISLVVVGDGAMKADWENLAEALGISENVAFIGRVPWQVVPQYIAGFDVGFSGQVQLQMGEMYLSPMKLYEYMSMAKPVVASAFEDAKRLVNYQTGFLFQPGEKEDLKRALLLAFSQQEALPKMGHLARIEIVNHHSWNSRVQVLVKGVEQILSKRSSPAQHNSIFNLTN
- a CDS encoding WecB/TagA/CpsF family glycosyltransferase; translation: MNSSPLKFLGVQVHALNIAQLNGLVAKSIAEQKKYLIANHNLNSLHIYHHDSKMREFYKKADYTHIDGMPLVLIGKLRGYSVEREHRVTYADWVWPLMQEAATKGWRVFYLGSKPGVADKGAEILRQKYPGLKIACAHGYINVDKDSQENQDTIAAINAFKPHILMVGMSMPRQEHWILDNLEKLDTNAILPSGACMDYVAGEVPTPPRWMGRMGLEWFYRLISEPKRLWKRYLVQPWFICKLLIQEY